The Candidatus Babeliales bacterium genome includes a region encoding these proteins:
- the trxB gene encoding thioredoxin-disulfide reductase has translation MVHQLIIIGSGPAGLTAGIYAARANLKPLIIDGSTPGGQLMGTTAVENWPGEQSILGPTLMKNIREHAQHLGCEFLQATITRADLATQPITLWTDKDKKLTTKALIIASGATPKRLGCLGEDEYWGKGVTTCTVCDGAFYKNQPVVIVGGGDTAMEDALFMTKFTNKITIVQIEDKLTASHAMQIRVKEHQDITIIYNSTVTKISGNGQRVTGATITNQKTNTSHNLQVDGVFIAIGHAPNTQAFKDQLDLTEYGHIKLTKHTLTSRQGVFAAGDVADARYRQAITSAGSGCAAALDVERYLGSSD, from the coding sequence ATGGTTCATCAATTGATCATCATTGGCTCGGGGCCTGCTGGACTTACTGCAGGCATCTATGCCGCACGAGCCAATCTCAAACCCCTCATCATCGACGGCTCAACACCTGGTGGTCAGCTCATGGGAACAACTGCAGTTGAAAATTGGCCTGGCGAACAATCAATTCTCGGACCAACACTCATGAAAAATATACGTGAACATGCTCAGCATCTTGGATGTGAATTCCTTCAGGCAACCATCACGAGAGCTGACCTTGCCACACAACCAATCACCCTGTGGACAGATAAAGACAAAAAGCTCACGACAAAAGCACTCATTATAGCCAGTGGAGCAACACCAAAACGGCTTGGCTGTCTCGGTGAAGATGAGTACTGGGGAAAAGGTGTCACAACTTGTACTGTATGTGATGGCGCATTCTATAAAAATCAACCGGTAGTAATCGTTGGCGGTGGTGATACTGCTATGGAAGATGCCTTATTCATGACTAAGTTCACCAACAAAATCACGATCGTTCAAATTGAGGATAAGTTGACCGCATCCCATGCAATGCAAATCAGAGTCAAGGAACATCAGGACATCACCATTATCTATAACAGCACAGTCACCAAAATCAGCGGCAATGGTCAACGAGTCACTGGAGCAACTATCACTAACCAAAAAACCAACACTTCCCATAATCTGCAAGTTGATGGGGTCTTTATCGCGATAGGACACGCCCCTAATACACAGGCATTCAAGGATCAGCTCGATCTAACCGAGTACGGGCACATCAAGCTCACTAAGCATACCCTAACCTCTCGGCAGGGAGTCTTTGCTGCAGGAGATGTCGCTGATGCCCGTTATCGGCAGGCAATCACGTCCGCTGGTTCAGGCTGCGCCGCTGCCCTTGATGTTGAGCGCTATCTGGGATCCTCAGATTGA
- a CDS encoding AAA family ATPase: MINRKYCLFFSFLVSIPSMHAMEDFQQLLGLVQGMQQGGQPRAAQAEDGAGWQVPAWITRNARAFGVMMGEVVEGAGHALQQLQEENRRNNRDRIRRLEETIAALRTQHIQALHRRDDIEAQRLDRQIRALEDELRGFQRSGADIAVQQFEEFGQLSRDILRDQANAGARLREAAVRAHQEQHGANQRYLATLQYIRQPRTLMLFSGAIVATFAGIYGAKEMSKVLAEYVGARLGQPQLVRESSRETLLSSWWHTVVNKPESNGILDVVLRPEKEALLMEIADSTKEAHANGDPLMNVLFYGPPGTGKTMFAKALAEYSECDYAILSGADFSQFKPGDDITQLHSFFEWAKTSRRPLVVFVDEAETFLASRSNPNVSERSKKLTDAFLSQVTGQASDNIMFVFATNMPNLLDRAVMDRVGEKVEFPLPGHDERKRIFELHLKKFAERREIPVEEDVLEHLNEFSEQMDGFSGRTIAGVVLKSLRMMRTSRSTAISTTAILETIEREKASQADTAMASYI, encoded by the coding sequence ATGATAAACCGTAAATACTGTTTATTTTTTTCTTTCCTAGTCAGCATACCATCAATGCATGCGATGGAAGATTTCCAACAGCTCCTAGGTCTTGTACAAGGCATGCAACAAGGCGGACAGCCTCGAGCAGCGCAAGCCGAAGATGGTGCAGGCTGGCAAGTCCCAGCATGGATTACTCGAAATGCACGCGCGTTTGGAGTAATGATGGGAGAGGTTGTCGAAGGTGCTGGACACGCACTCCAGCAGCTACAAGAAGAAAATCGACGCAATAATCGAGACAGAATAAGAAGATTGGAAGAGACTATAGCTGCACTTAGAACACAGCACATCCAAGCCTTGCACCGTCGGGATGATATAGAGGCACAAAGATTAGATCGCCAAATTAGAGCTTTGGAAGATGAACTTAGAGGATTCCAACGATCAGGTGCCGACATCGCAGTGCAACAATTTGAAGAATTTGGACAACTTAGCCGCGATATTCTACGTGATCAAGCCAACGCAGGGGCTCGCTTGCGCGAAGCTGCGGTTCGAGCACACCAAGAACAACATGGGGCTAACCAACGCTATCTAGCGACGCTACAATATATCCGTCAACCACGAACCCTCATGTTGTTTTCTGGGGCTATCGTCGCAACGTTTGCAGGTATTTATGGAGCAAAAGAAATGTCCAAAGTCCTTGCTGAATATGTTGGCGCCCGACTTGGACAACCACAACTTGTTCGAGAATCATCACGAGAAACGCTGCTTTCAAGTTGGTGGCACACTGTCGTCAATAAACCAGAATCAAATGGCATCTTGGACGTTGTGCTCAGACCAGAAAAAGAAGCTCTTTTGATGGAAATTGCCGATTCTACTAAAGAAGCACACGCTAATGGCGACCCACTTATGAACGTACTGTTTTATGGGCCTCCGGGAACCGGTAAAACCATGTTTGCAAAAGCACTCGCGGAATACTCCGAATGTGACTACGCAATTTTATCTGGTGCGGACTTTTCACAGTTCAAACCAGGAGATGATATTACACAGCTTCACTCATTCTTTGAATGGGCGAAGACAAGCCGTCGCCCGCTTGTTGTTTTTGTCGACGAAGCAGAAACATTTTTGGCAAGTCGCTCCAATCCAAATGTCAGCGAGCGTTCTAAAAAACTAACCGATGCATTCTTATCACAGGTAACTGGCCAAGCTTCAGACAACATCATGTTTGTATTTGCAACTAACATGCCAAACTTACTTGATCGAGCAGTTATGGACCGTGTCGGTGAAAAGGTTGAGTTTCCGCTTCCTGGTCATGATGAACGCAAACGCATCTTTGAACTCCATCTTAAAAAATTTGCAGAACGAAGAGAGATTCCTGTTGAGGAAGATGTTCTTGAGCACCTCAATGAATTCTCAGAACAGATGGACGGTTTTTCTGGAAGAACAATTGCAGGTGTCGTGCTTAAATCCCTTCGAATGATGAGGACCAGCAGAAGCACAGCTATCAGTACGACAGCAATTCTGGAGACGATCGAACGAGAAAAAGCCTCACAAGCAGATACAGCTATGGCAAGCTATATTTAA
- the rnpA gene encoding ribonuclease P protein component: MVALPRGLTVFTKRERDELFKRSAFLFRQRGLAFRVAPATKAYGRILIVVPKRVGTAVARNKLRRQIKSIFYEQKFYEHNKDLIVLVAPPAATLSFEEIIKLMTKVIHEGR, encoded by the coding sequence ATGGTTGCTCTACCTCGCGGATTGACGGTTTTTACCAAGCGAGAGAGAGATGAGTTATTCAAGCGGTCCGCGTTCCTCTTTCGGCAGCGCGGACTTGCATTTAGAGTCGCTCCTGCGACAAAAGCTTATGGCCGCATTCTGATTGTTGTTCCCAAAAGAGTTGGTACTGCTGTAGCCCGTAATAAGCTTAGGCGCCAAATCAAATCAATTTTTTATGAACAAAAGTTTTATGAACACAACAAGGATCTTATTGTTCTTGTTGCACCACCTGCAGCAACTCTCTCATTTGAAGAGATTATAAAGCTCATGACCAAAGTCATCCATGAAGGTCGTTAA
- the frr gene encoding ribosome recycling factor, translating to MLNNLSLKNTYSHEFDKAVQEKMDAPIAHFEHELTTIRTGRAHPSMIEGIMVTAYGGTQMKLKEVAAISVPDARLLMVQPWDKSIIADIEKGILASHLGITPVNDGDIIRIQLPEVSGERREELVKALGKKLEDCRNRIRTVRNDFRSLVKKAEQDREISEDFSKVLQNNLQKITDQYMAKAQTISDKKEKDIRAV from the coding sequence ATGCTTAATAATCTTTCACTCAAGAACACCTATTCTCATGAGTTTGACAAAGCGGTACAGGAAAAGATGGATGCGCCTATCGCTCATTTTGAGCATGAGCTCACGACCATCAGAACCGGCCGCGCACACCCGTCCATGATCGAAGGGATTATGGTTACGGCATACGGCGGCACACAAATGAAACTCAAAGAAGTCGCTGCCATCTCTGTCCCTGATGCACGGTTACTCATGGTCCAGCCATGGGACAAGAGCATCATCGCAGATATCGAGAAAGGGATTCTTGCCTCGCACCTTGGCATCACTCCTGTTAATGATGGTGACATTATCCGCATCCAGCTTCCAGAAGTCAGCGGCGAGCGACGCGAGGAGCTTGTAAAAGCTCTTGGCAAAAAACTCGAAGATTGCCGTAATAGAATTCGGACTGTACGCAACGATTTCCGCTCCCTTGTCAAAAAGGCAGAGCAGGACAGGGAAATATCTGAGGACTTTTCTAAGGTCCTACAGAACAACCTCCAAAAAATCACTGATCAGTACATGGCCAAAGCCCAGACCATAAGCGATAAAAAAGAGAAGGATATTCGAGCAGTTTGA
- the thrS gene encoding threonine--tRNA ligase → MAPDKDILLLRHSAAHLLAHAVTELYPGTLLTIGPATETGFFYDFLPLHNFKESDLPKIEQRMLEIAQRNLPIEHKQVPKAEALKLFKDNPFKLEMINQIPEETVGIATQGDFYDLCKGGHVLTTGDIKHFKLTGISGSYWRADRSNQALQRLSGIVFFTKDDLIAFEDASEQAKLCDHRRLGKQLELFSFHDEGVGFPFFHPKGKTILNIMIEYLRTELTALNYQELQTPVLLSNELWKRSGHWDFYKDKMYFCTVHEEDTTYAVRPMNCPGSILIYKDRPRSYRELPLKLSEFGLVHRYELSGVLHGLMRARAFTIDDAHIYCTVDQMEQEILETIELTFRVLKKFGFHDITVGLSTRPEESMGDAALWEKATNALKNALNLAKVDYNLQEGEGAFYGPKIEFVFRDSMGREWQGGTIQVDFCNPENFDMTYIAPGGTRQRPVMIHRAIYGSLERFFAVVLEHYKGILPLWLSPVQACILTITDEQKAYAQIVYKKLRDAGLRVEVDESSEKISAKIKTAQLAKIPWMLILGKKEADAKTITLRKHDGSQAFGLTIEQVILEAKEQ, encoded by the coding sequence ATGGCTCCTGACAAAGATATTCTGTTATTGCGTCATTCGGCAGCTCATCTTCTTGCCCATGCAGTTACTGAACTGTATCCAGGAACACTGCTTACGATTGGACCAGCAACAGAAACAGGGTTCTTTTACGACTTTCTGCCTTTACACAATTTCAAAGAAAGTGATCTTCCTAAGATCGAACAACGGATGCTTGAGATTGCTCAACGCAACCTGCCCATAGAGCACAAACAGGTTCCTAAGGCAGAAGCTTTGAAGTTGTTCAAGGACAATCCTTTCAAACTCGAGATGATCAACCAGATTCCAGAAGAAACGGTTGGTATCGCAACCCAAGGTGATTTCTATGATCTGTGTAAGGGTGGCCACGTTTTAACAACTGGTGATATTAAGCATTTTAAGCTCACCGGCATCTCTGGTTCATATTGGCGCGCTGATAGAAGCAACCAAGCGCTACAACGTCTTAGCGGAATTGTCTTTTTCACCAAAGATGATCTTATTGCATTCGAGGACGCCAGTGAACAGGCAAAACTATGTGATCACAGACGCCTTGGAAAACAACTAGAACTTTTTTCGTTTCACGATGAGGGAGTTGGATTCCCGTTCTTTCACCCAAAGGGTAAGACTATACTCAATATTATGATTGAGTACCTTCGCACGGAACTTACGGCACTCAATTACCAAGAACTCCAAACGCCTGTATTACTTAGCAACGAGTTATGGAAACGCTCAGGCCACTGGGATTTTTATAAAGATAAGATGTACTTTTGCACTGTACATGAAGAGGATACCACCTATGCCGTTCGGCCTATGAACTGCCCTGGATCTATCTTAATTTACAAAGATCGACCTCGCTCATATCGCGAGCTTCCGCTCAAATTATCTGAATTTGGACTCGTACACCGCTATGAATTATCAGGGGTCCTTCATGGCCTCATGCGTGCGCGCGCGTTTACCATAGACGATGCACATATTTATTGTACCGTGGATCAGATGGAACAGGAGATCTTAGAGACAATCGAGCTCACTTTCAGAGTTCTTAAGAAGTTTGGATTCCATGACATCACGGTTGGGCTCTCAACCAGACCTGAAGAGTCAATGGGCGACGCTGCACTCTGGGAGAAGGCAACTAACGCCCTCAAAAATGCACTCAATCTTGCCAAGGTAGACTATAACCTACAGGAAGGCGAAGGCGCATTCTATGGTCCCAAGATTGAATTCGTATTCAGAGACTCGATGGGTCGCGAATGGCAAGGAGGAACCATACAAGTAGACTTCTGCAACCCAGAAAATTTCGACATGACGTATATCGCACCTGGGGGCACACGACAACGACCTGTTATGATACATCGCGCTATCTATGGGTCATTAGAACGCTTTTTTGCAGTAGTCCTTGAACACTACAAAGGCATCCTGCCTCTCTGGCTTTCCCCAGTTCAGGCGTGTATCCTTACCATTACGGATGAACAAAAAGCATATGCTCAAATAGTATACAAAAAACTCAGGGATGCTGGTCTTCGTGTAGAAGTTGATGAGAGTTCGGAAAAGATTTCTGCGAAGATCAAAACAGCACAACTTGCCAAAATCCCTTGGATGCTCATCCTTGGTAAAAAAGAAGCAGATGCAAAAACTATCACCCTCCGAAAGCACGATGGATCACAGGCATTCGGGCTTACGATTGAACAGGTTATCTTAGAGGCAAAAGAACAATAA
- a CDS encoding arginine--tRNA ligase — protein sequence MNSIEAIAHLLTTVVKKLYSPSDTTLSQITCSLNLEESKQAFGDLSSNAALVVAKELKRNPREIAQEIVTKLNHALIKKLDIAGPGFLNITLTDQALTQLASDLYAAGASFFKPSGLTPQKYSIEFVSANPTGPLHLGHGRGGIIGDVLGNVLRFLGHKVTKEYYINDAGSQMNKLGASFKIRCQQELGELVSLPEDGYRGEYLVELARTCVKEYGKSLLAQPDAFFIEYAHTHLLKRIEATLKKYGITFDMWFSEKTLHENGTIDRELEQLAHDKHTYEKDGAVWFKATEFGDDKDRVLKKSSGELTYAAADFAYMKDKFNRGFDHLIMILGQDHHSYVTRLKGMAEAMNYDPNRLDVILYQLVSLREGDQQLRMSKRAGHMVTLQDIIDTVGTDVARFFYLNRKPEAHLDFDLELALKKTDDNPVYYIQYAYVRTRSILEKAQQYAELLDITHDDCKHVTRAEAMLLKKIASLKQLLNVIGASYQIHLLSYYTIELAQTFHSYYAKYRVIEEDQITQSRGRLATIHILNKTFHQVLSLLGISQPASM from the coding sequence ATGAATTCGATCGAAGCCATAGCGCACCTTCTAACCACAGTCGTCAAAAAGCTGTACTCACCATCAGATACAACCCTCTCCCAAATCACCTGCTCCCTCAACCTCGAAGAATCCAAACAAGCGTTTGGAGACCTTTCATCCAATGCGGCACTCGTAGTAGCAAAAGAACTGAAGCGCAATCCGCGTGAGATCGCGCAGGAGATAGTAACAAAATTGAACCATGCCCTGATCAAAAAGCTAGATATAGCTGGTCCTGGCTTTCTCAACATCACCCTTACCGACCAAGCGCTCACTCAACTCGCTTCAGATCTATACGCAGCAGGAGCATCATTTTTTAAACCATCAGGCCTCACGCCACAAAAGTATTCGATTGAATTCGTCAGTGCCAACCCTACCGGTCCATTACATCTTGGTCACGGACGCGGCGGCATCATTGGAGATGTACTGGGCAATGTCCTAAGATTCCTCGGACATAAGGTTACGAAAGAATATTACATTAATGATGCTGGTTCCCAGATGAATAAACTAGGTGCGTCATTCAAGATCCGCTGCCAACAAGAACTAGGTGAGTTGGTAAGCCTCCCTGAAGACGGTTACCGTGGTGAGTACCTGGTTGAACTTGCGCGCACCTGCGTCAAAGAATATGGAAAATCTCTCCTTGCACAACCAGATGCATTCTTTATTGAGTACGCGCACACACATCTACTCAAACGTATTGAGGCAACGCTCAAAAAATACGGCATTACTTTTGATATGTGGTTCTCAGAAAAAACACTCCATGAAAATGGCACAATCGATCGGGAACTAGAACAACTTGCTCATGATAAGCACACGTATGAAAAAGATGGAGCGGTATGGTTCAAGGCAACGGAGTTTGGTGACGACAAGGATCGTGTCCTCAAAAAATCATCTGGAGAGCTTACGTATGCAGCTGCAGACTTTGCGTACATGAAAGATAAGTTTAACCGCGGATTCGATCACCTTATTATGATTCTTGGCCAAGATCATCATAGTTATGTCACGCGACTCAAAGGCATGGCGGAAGCTATGAACTATGATCCGAATCGTCTTGATGTGATTTTGTATCAGCTCGTATCACTCAGAGAAGGAGATCAACAGTTGCGTATGTCAAAACGCGCAGGACACATGGTTACGCTCCAGGACATCATTGATACGGTCGGAACTGATGTCGCACGATTCTTTTATTTGAATCGTAAGCCAGAAGCGCATCTTGACTTCGATCTCGAACTTGCACTCAAAAAAACCGATGACAATCCCGTATATTATATTCAATATGCATACGTACGTACGCGCAGCATCTTAGAAAAAGCTCAACAATATGCCGAGCTTCTTGATATTACGCATGATGACTGTAAGCATGTTACCCGTGCAGAAGCAATGCTCCTCAAAAAGATTGCATCTCTCAAGCAACTTCTCAACGTCATTGGAGCAAGTTACCAAATACATCTATTGTCATACTACACAATCGAGCTTGCACAAACCTTCCATAGCTACTACGCAAAATACCGCGTTATTGAGGAAGATCAGATCACACAAAGTCGTGGCCGATTGGCAACGATTCACATCCTCAACAAAACATTTCATCAAGTACTATCCCTGCTAGGCATTTCACAGCCTGCGTCGATGTAA
- the yidD gene encoding membrane protein insertion efficiency factor YidD gives MKVVNYFLSFLIVGLRPLLGPVACRYQVTCSRYALYQLKHKPLGFALKAITARLICCSPLQKLCSKSTQFATLADLKEDITK, from the coding sequence ATGAAGGTCGTTAATTACTTTTTATCATTTCTGATTGTTGGTCTTAGACCATTACTTGGTCCAGTTGCGTGTAGATATCAGGTCACATGTAGCCGCTACGCATTATACCAACTCAAGCACAAACCACTGGGATTCGCACTTAAGGCGATTACGGCACGATTAATCTGTTGCAGCCCGCTACAAAAGCTCTGCAGCAAGTCTACTCAATTCGCTACGCTCGCTGATCTCAAGGAAGACATTACCAAATAA
- the mnmA gene encoding tRNA 2-thiouridine(34) synthase MnmA: MKKVAVLVSGGVDSSVALRLLQDQGYDVTAFYLKIWLEDDLSFLGTCPWEDDLKQVNEVCEQAKVPLKIVSLQRAYLDRVVSYTVDEVRAGRTPNPDIMCNQRIKFGAFFDVIGGEYDLIATGHYAKVARLKDDCVELHCSPDPVKDQTYFLSYLSQNQLKKLIFPLGDLTKEQVRELARRYDLPNKARKDSQGLCFLGKIKFRDFVKHHVGVQPGDIIEYETGVRLGSHDGFYFYTLGQRQGLGLAGGPWYVVSKDQVSNRVFVSKNYFSDDKIRNELKIDKVSWFSGTRSDLTELKIKLRHGPQYHDGRLRYHADGSITITLAQRDQGIAPGQFAALYDGPVCLGAGIIV; this comes from the coding sequence ATGAAGAAGGTAGCGGTTTTAGTTTCGGGTGGTGTGGACAGCTCTGTGGCATTGCGTTTATTGCAAGACCAGGGCTACGATGTTACTGCCTTCTACCTCAAAATTTGGCTTGAAGACGATCTGTCGTTTCTGGGAACCTGCCCTTGGGAAGATGACCTCAAGCAGGTGAATGAGGTCTGTGAACAGGCCAAGGTTCCACTCAAGATTGTGTCGCTTCAACGAGCGTATCTTGATCGTGTGGTTTCTTACACTGTAGATGAAGTGCGAGCAGGGCGTACGCCAAATCCAGACATAATGTGTAACCAAAGGATTAAGTTTGGCGCATTTTTTGATGTAATCGGTGGTGAATATGATCTTATTGCAACGGGTCACTACGCAAAGGTGGCTCGATTAAAAGATGATTGTGTGGAGCTTCATTGTTCTCCAGATCCAGTTAAGGATCAAACCTATTTCTTATCGTATCTATCGCAAAATCAGCTCAAGAAATTGATCTTTCCGCTTGGCGATCTGACTAAGGAGCAGGTTCGTGAGCTGGCAAGACGTTATGACCTTCCAAATAAAGCTCGCAAGGACAGTCAAGGATTGTGCTTTCTAGGAAAGATTAAGTTTCGTGATTTTGTGAAGCATCATGTTGGGGTGCAACCTGGTGATATTATTGAGTATGAAACAGGAGTCAGACTTGGTTCACACGACGGATTTTACTTCTATACATTGGGACAACGACAGGGTTTGGGATTGGCAGGAGGACCTTGGTATGTTGTTTCCAAAGATCAGGTTTCTAACCGGGTGTTTGTATCTAAAAATTATTTTAGCGATGATAAAATTCGTAATGAACTTAAGATTGATAAAGTATCATGGTTCTCAGGTACACGGTCTGACCTCACAGAATTGAAGATCAAGCTTCGCCATGGCCCTCAGTATCATGATGGGCGATTGCGATATCATGCCGACGGTTCTATAACGATCACATTGGCCCAACGAGATCAAGGGATTGCGCCCGGACAGTTTGCGGCTCTTTATGATGGTCCTGTCTGTTTAGGCGCTGGGATTATTGTTTGA
- the tsf gene encoding translation elongation factor Ts — MTKISMDLIQQLRARTGVGMMDCKKALIEAGGDLEQAAELLRKKGASVAAKRAGNATGEGLVHAYIHPGSRVGVLLEVNCETDFVARTDEIKQFAADICLHIAAMKPLYLDPESVDSKFLEHEKDIMKEQLKESGKPEKMLDKIVEGKLNKLYSDVCLMQQSYVKNDQLTVEDYLKELIAKMGENIKIRRFSRFDISL, encoded by the coding sequence ATGACTAAAATCAGTATGGATCTCATCCAACAACTACGTGCCCGTACCGGCGTTGGCATGATGGATTGCAAAAAAGCCCTCATCGAAGCTGGTGGAGACCTTGAACAAGCCGCAGAATTACTCCGTAAAAAGGGAGCATCGGTCGCAGCAAAACGTGCTGGTAATGCTACCGGAGAAGGACTCGTCCATGCCTACATTCACCCAGGAAGCCGGGTTGGCGTCCTCCTTGAGGTAAACTGTGAAACTGACTTTGTGGCTCGTACCGATGAGATCAAGCAGTTTGCTGCCGACATTTGCTTACATATCGCAGCCATGAAGCCCCTTTATCTTGATCCAGAAAGTGTTGATTCCAAATTCCTTGAACACGAAAAAGACATCATGAAAGAACAGCTCAAGGAATCCGGAAAGCCTGAAAAAATGCTTGATAAGATCGTTGAAGGCAAACTCAACAAGCTGTATTCAGACGTTTGTCTTATGCAGCAATCATATGTAAAGAACGACCAGCTTACAGTTGAGGACTATCTGAAGGAACTGATTGCAAAAATGGGTGAAAATATCAAAATAAGACGGTTCTCACGATTTGACATTAGTTTGTAA
- the rpmH gene encoding 50S ribosomal protein L34, with protein MSVTFTLKRKKRNRKHGFRKRMSTKDGRKIIARRRRKGRKRLAVRARKVNN; from the coding sequence ATGTCAGTAACGTTTACTCTCAAGCGTAAGAAGCGTAATCGCAAACACGGATTCAGAAAGCGCATGTCCACTAAAGACGGACGCAAGATCATTGCACGCCGTCGCCGTAAGGGCAGAAAGCGCCTTGCAGTCAGAGCACGTAAGGTCAATAACTAA
- a CDS encoding PhoH family protein, with protein sequence MAEGKLYVLDTNVLIHDPRALFTFGKDHVGIPFVVLEELDQFKRESSDRGRNAREAIRYLDSLRSRGFLSDGVQLDSGGTIRLILPTTDVSVKGILQKDLADNDILMTTLLMRKAGWDAIFVSKDLNARVKADVLGIPAEDYLKGVVTWDEVYKGWVTIEVPSVQLKKQEPEELQQLLAQQTLHPNEFVMLQARNNPFNYSIFRYISGKIFKPVYQPRLDWPLEARNPHQLMALDLLLDPTVKMVSLIGPAGTGKTFLALLAGLHQVLMQDEYQKLLVSRPVIPLGPDIGYLPGDVQEKLRSWMQPVFDNVDLMIHTAGIHHHVSEVERGYHEHQKKRHKKYKENDTKRIFSIEQLEMEGKISLEAITYMRGRSIPFQFILIDEVQNLSPHEVKTILSRVGEGSKIVIAGDPFQIDAPYLDFSSNGLVVASNKFKGQSLFGNVFLEISERSELSRLAAELL encoded by the coding sequence ATGGCAGAAGGAAAGTTGTATGTACTAGATACAAATGTATTGATACATGATCCACGTGCACTGTTCACCTTCGGAAAAGATCATGTTGGTATACCGTTTGTTGTTTTGGAAGAACTTGATCAATTCAAACGCGAAAGTTCTGATCGTGGTCGCAATGCGCGCGAAGCAATACGCTATCTCGATAGTTTGCGATCACGCGGATTTTTATCTGATGGGGTTCAACTTGATTCTGGTGGAACGATACGATTGATCTTGCCAACAACAGATGTATCAGTGAAGGGTATCCTACAAAAAGATCTTGCAGACAATGATATCCTCATGACAACATTGCTCATGCGCAAAGCCGGGTGGGATGCTATCTTTGTTTCCAAGGATTTGAATGCTCGTGTGAAAGCAGATGTACTTGGCATACCCGCTGAAGATTATTTGAAGGGTGTCGTCACGTGGGATGAGGTATACAAAGGCTGGGTTACCATTGAGGTTCCATCGGTACAGCTCAAAAAACAAGAGCCAGAAGAACTGCAACAGTTGCTTGCACAACAGACCTTACATCCTAACGAGTTTGTGATGTTGCAAGCGCGCAATAATCCATTCAACTATAGCATTTTTCGGTACATCAGCGGCAAAATATTCAAGCCAGTATATCAACCGCGCCTTGATTGGCCGCTTGAGGCGCGCAATCCACACCAGCTCATGGCTTTGGATTTATTACTTGATCCTACAGTAAAAATGGTCAGCCTTATTGGTCCTGCAGGAACAGGTAAAACCTTTCTCGCTTTGCTTGCAGGTCTTCATCAGGTTCTTATGCAAGATGAGTATCAAAAACTGCTAGTGTCTCGTCCTGTTATACCGCTTGGGCCAGACATTGGATATCTACCAGGCGATGTACAGGAAAAACTTCGTAGTTGGATGCAGCCTGTTTTTGATAACGTTGATCTTATGATTCATACTGCCGGTATCCATCATCATGTTTCTGAAGTTGAACGTGGCTATCACGAACATCAAAAGAAACGACATAAGAAATACAAGGAAAATGACACGAAACGGATTTTTTCGATTGAACAGCTTGAGATGGAAGGAAAGATTAGTTTAGAAGCAATCACGTACATGCGAGGAAGATCCATTCCGTTCCAGTTTATTCTTATTGATGAGGTACAGAATCTCAGTCCTCACGAAGTAAAAACAATTCTTAGTCGTGTTGGCGAGGGAAGTAAGATTGTGATTGCAGGCGATCCATTCCAGATAGATGCTCCGTACCTTGATTTCAGCAGCAATGGGTTAGTGGTCGCTAGCAACAAATTTAAGGGTCAGTCGTTATTTGGTAATGTCTTCCTTGAGATCAGCGAGCGTAGCGAATTGAGTAGACTTGCTGCAGAGCTTTTGTAG